A genomic region of Devosia ginsengisoli contains the following coding sequences:
- the fliM gene encoding flagellar motor switch protein FliM: MAGPTEQDKLADEWGLDDAAAPAAAAPVSEDDMTEEERAAAAAAEWAAMLEGDNGDGEGGPDRVLNQDEIDSLLGFDASVGSNVELTGVQALINSALVSYERLPMLEIVFDRLVRLATTSLRNFTSDNVEVTMDSISSVRFGDYLNSIPLPAILSVIKAEEWENYGLLTVDSSLIYSMIDVLLGGRRIGGNIRVEGRPYTTIEMALARRMIEVILDDTHRAFEPVTDVNFKLERMETNPRFAAISRPGNAAILIELRIEMDDRGGKIEILLPYATIEPIREQLLQMFMGEKFGRDPIWEGHLATEIYSANVEIEAVLHEQELPLSRMLAMQPGDTVMFERSPSDPVRLRCGDVDLTEAVMGHIGNHVSVRVSRPLNPPKVTMAAFEAIDEKMEGR, encoded by the coding sequence ATGGCGGGCCCGACCGAACAGGACAAGCTGGCGGACGAATGGGGGCTCGATGATGCCGCGGCTCCCGCTGCGGCCGCCCCCGTCAGCGAAGACGACATGACCGAGGAGGAGCGGGCTGCTGCCGCTGCCGCCGAATGGGCCGCCATGCTCGAAGGCGACAATGGTGACGGGGAGGGCGGTCCCGACCGCGTCCTCAACCAGGATGAAATCGACAGCCTGCTCGGCTTCGACGCCAGCGTGGGCAGCAATGTCGAGCTGACCGGCGTCCAGGCGCTGATCAATTCGGCGCTGGTCAGCTATGAACGCCTGCCCATGCTCGAAATCGTCTTCGACCGGCTGGTCCGGCTGGCGACGACGAGCCTGCGCAATTTCACCAGCGACAATGTCGAAGTCACCATGGACTCCATCTCCTCGGTGCGCTTCGGCGACTATCTCAATTCCATTCCGCTGCCGGCTATCCTCTCGGTCATCAAGGCCGAGGAATGGGAGAATTACGGCCTGCTCACCGTCGATTCCAGCCTGATCTATTCGATGATCGACGTGCTGCTGGGAGGCCGTCGCATTGGCGGCAATATCCGCGTCGAGGGCCGGCCCTATACGACGATCGAAATGGCGCTGGCCCGCCGCATGATCGAGGTCATCCTCGACGATACCCACCGCGCCTTCGAGCCGGTGACCGATGTCAATTTCAAGCTCGAGCGCATGGAGACTAATCCGCGCTTCGCCGCCATTTCGCGGCCGGGCAATGCCGCCATCCTGATCGAGCTGCGCATCGAGATGGACGATCGCGGCGGCAAGATCGAAATCCTCTTGCCCTACGCGACCATCGAGCCCATCCGCGAACAACTGCTGCAGATGTTCATGGGTGAAAAGTTCGGCCGCGATCCGATCTGGGAAGGCCATCTGGCCACCGAGATCTATTCGGCCAATGTCGAGATCGAGGCTGTGCTGCACGAGCAGGAACTGCCGCTCTCGCGCATGCTGGCCATGCAGCCGGGCGACACGGTCATGTTCGAGCGCTCGCCCAGCGATCCGGTGCGGTTGCGCTGCGGCGATGTCGATCTCACCGAGGCCGTTATGGGCCATATCGGCAATCACGTTTCGGTGCGGGTTTCCCGGCCGCTTAACCCGCCCAAGGTCACCATGGCGGCCTTCGAGGCGATCGACGAGAAAATGGAAGGACGATGA
- a CDS encoding DUF6468 domain-containing protein: MFGLPLGLFVEGAVAILLALTIGYCIVLNQRLKRLHADKDVMRQMVADLVGATNLANQAIKELKQTAVEADLSLNARLEEAERFGIELANHVNAGTVLMERIAKITSVARHSQAIEPVEQPNKVQSALEQLSTRVRTRGVAA; this comes from the coding sequence ATGTTCGGCTTGCCTCTGGGGCTGTTCGTGGAAGGCGCTGTCGCCATTCTGCTCGCGCTGACAATCGGATATTGCATCGTGCTCAACCAGCGCCTCAAGCGCCTTCACGCCGACAAGGACGTGATGCGCCAGATGGTCGCCGACCTGGTCGGGGCCACCAACCTCGCCAATCAGGCGATCAAGGAGCTCAAGCAGACCGCCGTCGAGGCCGACCTGTCGCTCAATGCGCGGCTGGAGGAAGCCGAGCGCTTCGGGATCGAATTGGCCAATCACGTCAACGCCGGCACGGTGCTGATGGAGCGGATCGCCAAGATCACCAGCGTGGCCCGCCATAGCCAGGCCATCGAGCCGGTGGAACAGCCCAACAAGGTGCAGTCTGCGCTTGAACAGCTGTCGACGCGCGTGCGCACTCGCGGAGTTGCTGCGTGA
- a CDS encoding flagellar basal body-associated FliL family protein, producing the protein MAADAEIEDGAATRKGPPKLFIIIGAAAIVVLLAGAGLYFFLSSSSAPAETVAEGALPEGAVNTGHTFIFNLPPMIVNLKDDAEPKSSFMKLTVALEVANQEMMLEIQPRMAKVVDAFQVYLRELRRSDLEGSAGVYRLKEELLRRVNVAIYPSRVESVLFKEILVQ; encoded by the coding sequence ATGGCCGCTGATGCAGAAATCGAAGACGGCGCCGCGACCCGGAAGGGGCCGCCAAAGCTCTTCATCATCATTGGCGCGGCGGCCATAGTCGTCTTGCTGGCGGGCGCCGGGCTTTACTTCTTCCTCTCATCCTCTTCCGCGCCGGCCGAAACGGTCGCGGAGGGCGCGTTGCCGGAAGGGGCGGTCAATACCGGGCACACCTTCATCTTCAACCTGCCGCCGATGATCGTGAACCTGAAGGACGATGCCGAGCCAAAGAGCTCGTTCATGAAGCTGACCGTGGCGCTTGAAGTCGCCAATCAGGAGATGATGCTCGAAATCCAGCCGCGCATGGCCAAGGTGGTCGATGCCTTCCAGGTCTATCTGCGCGAGCTGCGCCGGTCCGACCTCGAAGGTTCGGCCGGCGTCTATCGCCTCAAGGAAGAGCTGCTGCGCCGCGTCAACGTCGCGATCTATCCGAGCCGCGTCGAGTCCGTGTTGTTCAAGGAAATCCTGGTGCAGTAA
- a CDS encoding MotE family protein, with protein MTKIRLLPVVVMAIAALLVLKTMGLVTHGSYVLGGVSVAQAAGASEGDAVGTTEADQTVTPAGEPTMEDISPTLSDGAPTIGAPAAEAGGGHGAPAADETANEAGEIPALDAPPAGHVMASQTYCVDSDATITASGDVILRPVAAEVEGEAVAVEPRPVPEGSFAQQMAADCLPSGDVVPTEISDGGTVVPLIAADGVSGTEQQLLERLTARRTELEQYESDLALRASIVDAAEKRIAERAATLEALEAQISGLVDQRTEMEAGQFAGIVAMYETMRPKDAANIFNDLNMDVLLRVAKTMNPRKMAPILAEMSAPRAQELTVQMATLADKPATEMTQDDLAALPQIVGQ; from the coding sequence GTGACCAAAATCCGGCTGCTGCCCGTCGTCGTCATGGCCATTGCCGCTTTGCTGGTGCTCAAGACCATGGGTCTTGTGACCCATGGCAGCTATGTGCTGGGTGGCGTCAGCGTGGCGCAGGCGGCCGGCGCCTCCGAGGGCGATGCGGTGGGAACGACCGAGGCGGACCAGACGGTGACGCCGGCCGGCGAGCCGACCATGGAAGATATCAGCCCGACGCTCTCTGATGGGGCGCCGACCATTGGCGCGCCGGCAGCCGAAGCCGGCGGAGGCCACGGTGCTCCGGCGGCGGACGAGACGGCCAATGAGGCGGGTGAAATACCGGCCTTGGATGCGCCGCCCGCCGGTCACGTGATGGCTTCGCAGACCTATTGCGTCGATTCCGACGCCACGATCACCGCCAGCGGCGATGTCATCCTGCGGCCGGTGGCTGCCGAGGTTGAGGGCGAAGCCGTGGCGGTGGAACCCCGTCCGGTGCCCGAGGGCAGCTTCGCCCAGCAGATGGCGGCCGATTGCCTGCCTTCGGGCGATGTCGTGCCTACGGAAATCTCGGATGGCGGTACGGTTGTTCCGCTGATTGCTGCCGATGGCGTGTCCGGTACCGAGCAGCAATTGCTCGAGCGCCTCACCGCCCGCCGCACCGAACTCGAGCAGTATGAGAGCGACCTGGCCCTGCGCGCCTCGATCGTCGATGCCGCCGAAAAGCGCATCGCGGAACGGGCAGCCACGCTGGAAGCACTGGAAGCGCAGATTTCCGGCCTGGTCGACCAGCGGACCGAGATGGAAGCCGGACAGTTCGCCGGCATCGTGGCGATGTATGAAACCATGCGTCCCAAGGATGCGGCCAATATCTTCAACGATCTCAACATGGATGTGCTGCTGCGCGTGGCCAAGACGATGAATCCGCGCAAGATGGCGCCGATCCTGGCCGAAATGTCTGCCCCGAGGGCGCAGGAACTGACGGTGCAGATGGCGACGCTGGCCGACAAGCCGGCGACGGAAATGACCCAGGACGACCTGGCCGCCCTGCCGCAGATCGTGGGTCAATAA
- the flgF gene encoding flagellar basal-body rod protein FlgF, with product MENAQLISLSKQIALQRQMDVVANNMANINTSGFKAENILFEEYVMPVARDQDFPSLDQPLSYVQDWATMHDLSGGAMVQTGNDLDVGLNGDGFFAVQTPAGERWTRSGAFQLSATGTLVDLNGNPVLGEGGPIQFGAEETGILIAADGSVSSSAGPKGRLRLVEFANAQELTREGNNLFAGGTPVAATNTKAMQGFIERSNVSGVAEMAEMIRVTRAYESAANLAQKQDELRRSAIQRLGDANA from the coding sequence ATCGAGAATGCGCAGCTCATCAGCCTGTCCAAGCAGATAGCGCTCCAGCGGCAGATGGACGTGGTGGCCAACAACATGGCCAACATCAACACGTCAGGCTTCAAGGCCGAGAACATCCTGTTCGAGGAATATGTGATGCCGGTCGCCCGCGACCAGGATTTCCCGAGCCTCGACCAGCCCCTCTCCTATGTGCAGGACTGGGCCACGATGCACGACCTCAGCGGCGGCGCCATGGTGCAGACCGGCAATGACCTCGATGTCGGCCTCAATGGCGACGGCTTCTTTGCCGTGCAGACCCCGGCCGGCGAGCGCTGGACCCGGTCCGGCGCCTTCCAGCTCAGCGCTACCGGCACCCTGGTCGATCTCAACGGCAATCCCGTGCTCGGCGAAGGTGGCCCGATCCAGTTCGGCGCCGAGGAAACCGGCATCCTGATCGCCGCCGATGGCTCGGTCAGCTCCAGCGCCGGCCCCAAGGGTCGCCTGCGCCTCGTCGAATTCGCCAATGCGCAGGAACTGACCCGCGAGGGCAATAACCTGTTTGCCGGCGGCACGCCGGTCGCCGCCACCAATACCAAGGCCATGCAGGGCTTCATCGAACGCTCCAACGTCTCGGGCGTCGCCGAAATGGCCGAGATGATCCGCGTGACCCGTGCCTACGAATCCGCCGCCAATCTGGCCCAGAAGCAGGATGAGCTGCGCCGCAGCGCCATCCAGCGACTGGGCGACGCCAACGCCTGA